A stretch of the Perca flavescens isolate YP-PL-M2 chromosome 3, PFLA_1.0, whole genome shotgun sequence genome encodes the following:
- the LOC114552524 gene encoding pannexin-1 encodes MAIAHVATEYVFSDFLLKDPNQSRYHNVRTELAVDKMVTCVAVGLPLLLISLAFAQEVSVGTQISCFAPSNFSWRQAAYVDSFCWASVHTHTLPLWLHKFFPYILLLVAVLMYTPALFWRFSAAPLLQSDLSFLMEELDRSYNRAVTLAKRMATSPARTSDSDITEDCFNYPLVEKFLMTKRCSRSMLFYYLLCRGLTLVTLLCACVYLGYYLRLASQTDEFGCSLRVGLLASDPGVPDKVQCKLVAVGVFYLLSLVNLVLFVGLIPAVIYAGLRPLFCHGYARFLETYQSLPTVGVLPTPNQWDDLSLYLLFLEENLSELKSYKYIKVLELLKRRGECSGEDFDSMGLLQTLCPVKMDSVDGKKPTGAAGKQDQVKTNAGDPAGSPTAPKNSCESPNSSEDNDSKMETEMKELTPLILRNSDVTGSRSSEGETLRQRAL; translated from the exons ATGGCCATCGCCCATGTGGCTACGGAGTACGTGTTCAGCGATTTTCTGCTGAAGGACCCAAACCAGTCTCGATACCACAACGTCCGAACTGAGCTGGCTGTGGACAAGATGGTGACCTGTGTGGCAGTGGGCCTGCCCCTCCTCCTCATTTCTCTGGCCTTCGCTCAAGAAGTTTCAGTTG GTACTCAGATCAGCTGCTTTGCTCCTTCTAATTTCTCCTGGAGGCAAGCTGCTTATGTGGACTCGTTCTGCTGGGCctctgtacatacacacactctaccTCTGTGGCTGcacaag TTCTTCCCCTACATCCTGTTGCTGGTGGCGGTGCTGATGTACACGCCGGCGTTGTTCTGGAGGTTTTCTGCGGCGCCCCTGCTGCAGTCGGACCTCAGCTTCCTCATGGAGGAGTTGGATCGCTCTTACAACCGTGCCGTCACTCTGGCCAAACGCATGGCCACCTCACCAGCGCGCACCTCAGACAG CGACATCACCGAGGACTGTTTCAATTACCCGCTGGTGGAGAAGTTTCTGATGACTAAGCGCTGCTCGCGGTCGATGCTGTTTTACTACCTGCTGTGTCGCGGCCTGACTCTGGTCACCCtgctgtgtgcctgtgtctacCTGGGCTACTACCTCCGCCTGGCCTCCCAAACGGACGAGTTTGGCTGCAGCCTGCGTGTCGGCCTGCTCGCCTCGGACCCGGGCGTCCCCGACAAGGTGCAGTGTAAGCTCGTCGCTGTGGGAGTCTTCTATCTGCTGAG CCTTGTCAACTTGGTTCTGTTCGTTGGGCTGATTCCCGCGGTGATCTATGCCGGTCTCCGTCCGCTCTTCTGCCATGGATATGCCCGCTTCCTGGAAACCTACCAATCACTGCCCACCGTGGGCGTCCTGCCCACCCCTAACCAATGGGACGATCTCTCGCTGTATTTGCTCTTCCTGGAGGAGAACCTCAGCGAACTGAAGTCCTACAAATACATCAAG GTGTTGGAGTTGTTGAAGAGACGAGGTGAATGCTCGGGGGAAGACTTTGATTCCATGGGTCTGCTgcagactctctgtccagtgaAGATGGACAGCGTGGATGGGAAAAAACCTACCGGCGCTGCGGGGAAACAGGATCAAGTGAAGACGAATGCAGGGGACCCTGCCGGCAGCCCCACAGCACCTAAGAACAGCTGTGAGAGTCCAAACTCATCCGAGGATAACGACAGCAAGATGGAAACTGAGATGAAAG AGCTGACTCCCTTGATACTGAGAAACAGCGACGTAACAGGCAGCAGAAGCAGCGAGGGAGAGACTCTCCGACAGCGAGCGCTGTGA